In the genome of Streptomyces violaceoruber, the window GGTGGCCGGCACGTCCTGGCCCGGCACGTCCTTCTCCGGCCGCTCGGCGCCGTCGGCGGCGGTGGAGTGGTAGACCTCGTTGGACCGGCTGTCGTAGCCCCAGACGTCCTTGCCGTTGTGGATCAGGCTGTACTCGGCGGCGTTCTCCAGCAGGGACAGCTTCTGCCGGTCGGGGCCGTCGGCCGCGACGCGCAGCGTGTGGCTGCCGGACACCAGCTCGGTGAGCTTGGCCGAGGGGTCGGCGGCGGAGCCCTCGTCGTCCCCGCCGGAGCCCGGACCCCCGGACATTCCGGACATCAGGCCGCTCTCCAGCCCGCCGAGGTCCGGCAGACCCAGGTCGGTGCTGATGCGCACCGTGCCGGACAGCTGCTGGACGTCCGATTTGGCGATCTTCTCTATGAGCTGCTCCGCCGTGACCTTCGGCAGGTCGGGGTCGCCGGAGTCGGCGAGCGCGGGGACGAGCCCGATCGTCGCGGCCGCCACTCCCATCACCGCGACCGGGACGACGTACCGCGCGGCCTTGCGCCGTCCGGCCCGCAGCTCCTCGCCCGCCCCGGCGGTCGTGTTGTCGTCGGAATCGATCGGTGCCATGTGTGCCCTACCTCCGTCGTCGGCGGCGGCTGTCTCGCGACCTCGCACTCGTTCACCCGTGAGCCGCCATTCTCACCCGAATCGGTGAGGATTGGTGTTTTTCCGTGGTGTCCATCTGACCAAATCGCCGGAGCACAAGCGTCAGACCGCGGGCTCAACTCCGCCTACTCCTGCGGGATGACACGCAGGGGTGCCGACTCCCCCGGCCCGTAGGGGCCGACGCGGACCGCGGAGGCGGCGACGGACCGCAAAGGGCGGTCAGCCGGCCCGGTGGACCACCGCGTCGCACAGCTCCACCAGCGCGGCCTTCGCGTCGCATTCGCGCAGCGGGGCCAGTGCCGCCCGGGCCTCCTCCGCGTACCGGACGGTGTCCCGGCGGGCCTGCTCCAGCGCCGGGTGGGCGCGCAGCAGGCGCAGCGCCTCGGCGTGCCGCGCGTCGTCGCTCAGGTCGGAGTCGAGCAGCTCGCACAGCGCGAGGTCCTCGGCGAGCCCCAGCCGGGCCGCCCGCTCGCGCAGCCGCAGCACGGGCAGGGTGGGGATGCCCTCGCGCAGGTCCGTGCCGGGCGTCTTGCCGGACTCGTCGGAGTCGGAGGCGATGTCCAGGACGTCGTCGGCGAGCTGGAAGGCGACGCCGAGCCGCTCGCCGTACTGGGTGAGGACGTCCACCACCGTCTCGTCGGCGCCGGACATCATCGCGCCGAACCGGCAGGAGACCGCCACCAGGGAGCCCGTCTTGCCGCCCAGCACGTCCAGGTAGTGGTCGACCGGGTCGCGGCCGTCCTGCGGGCCGGCCGTCTCCAGGATCTGACCGGTGACCAGCCGTTCGAAGGCGAGGGCCTGGACACGGACCGCCTCGGGGCCGAGGTCGGCGAGGATCTGGGAGGCACGGGCGAACAGGAAGTCGCCGGTGAGGACCGCGACCGAGTTGTCCCAGCGGGTGTTCGCACTGGGCACCCCGCGCCGCACGGCGGCCTCGTCCATCACGTCGTCGTGGTACAGCGTGGCCAGGTGGGTCAGCTCCACGACCACGGCCGAGGGCACGATCCCGGGGGCGTAGGGGTCTCCGAACTGGGCCGAGAGCATCACCAGCAGCGGCCGGAACCGTTTCCCGCCGGCCCGCACCAGGTGCTGGGCGGCCTCCGTGATGAACGGCACCTCGCTTTTGGTTGCCTCAAGCAACCCTTCCTCGACAGCAACCAATCCGGCCTGGACATCGGCTTCCAGAGCCTGGTCCCGCACGCTCAGCCCGAACGGCCCGACGACGGTCACGAGGGGTCTCCTGTCTGCTGGTGTCTACTGGCGATTACCTGGTTTGTCGATAGGTCGCTGCCACCACTCAAGTCAGCGTATCCGGTCACGTTTCGATCACCGCTAGCGCCCACCGTTACAGGCTGGTCGGTATCGGATCATGAACGGTATGTTTTTGATCAGGTGATATGAGCAGATTTTGATTGATATCGCCAGAGGGGACGAGCCGGAGCCGGAGGGCGAACGGGCCGGAGCCGCCACCAAAGACCCCATCACTCCTCCCAACGGCCCGCACTTCGAGAACGTCACCCGATCGACACGCCCACCCCTTCCTTATTCGCTCCCCCTCCGCCGCCCTCTCCCCTTCCCCGCTTCCCACCCCTCCCCGCCCGACACCCGAAGCCGTCCCCACCCGCAGCCCATTGGCGCCCAGTTGGGGTTAATGCCCCATTTGCCGTGCTTGTTGAAGCCAGTGAGTTGGCTCACTCCGGGCGACCCGCAGGCAACCCGACCGGAACCTGTGCCCTCCCTTTGCCCCGCAAGCCAGTTGGGGATTGGCAGCAGCAAAGGATCAAGAGCCTCATAGGCCTCAGAACAAGGTCAACAGGCACGTTGGGTGATTCCTGCACTTGTTCCGGACATGTGCTCTCGCATACGTTCCCGGCCTGTCGGGTGGACGCCGAATCCTGCCACCGCCCGTCGCACAGTCATCCATCCAACAAACTCGCAGGCAGGAGCGGGGGACCCAGGTAAGTCGCCGCACCGGTCACCACCGGAGCGGCTCGGGGTGAAGCCGTACCCGTCAGGGCACGGCCGGGCACCTCCCCGCCCGAACCCGACAGCTCACCTCGCAGGCGTAAGGAGAGGGACACCGCATGTCTGCCAACGGTCAGAACCGTCACGCCCGCACCAGCCGCCTCGCCCGCAAGCTCGCCGTGGCCGGCACCGGTGCCGCGGTGCTGGCGCTGCCGCTCATCGGCGCCACCACCGCCTCCGCGGCCACCCCGGCCGCCGCCACGACCGCCACCACGGCGGCCACGGCCTACCCGGACAACCTCGACGGCTGGATCCGCGAGTCGCTCGACATCATGGCCCAGCACGGCATCCCCGGGACCTACGAGGGCATTCACCGCAACATCATGCGTGAGTCCTCCGGCAACCCGCTCGCCATCAACAACTGGGACATCAACGCCATCAACGGCACCCCGTCCAAGGGTCTGCTCCAGGTGATCGACCCGACCTTCCAGGCCTACCACGTCGAGGGCACCTCCTGGGACCCGTACGACCCGGTCGCCAACATCACCGCCGCCTGCAACTACGCGGCCGACCGCTACGGCTCGATGGACAACGTCTTCAGCGCGTACTGAGCCGTACGCCGCCCGAACCTCGCCTAAGAGGTACCGAAGATCCGCTCGAGGACGACGGCCACGCCGTCGTCCTCGTTCGTCGTGGTGACCTCGTCGGCCACCGCCTTGAGTTCGGGGTGCGCGCCGGCCATGGCCACACCGTGGGCCGCCCACTGGAACATCGGGATGTCGTTGGGCATGTCCCCGAAGGCGATCGTCCGCCGCCGCTCCAGACCCAGGTGCTCGGCGGCCAGCGCCAGACCGGTGGCCTTGGTGATGCCGCAGGGCTGGAGCTCCACCGTGCCGGGCCCCGACATGGTGACCGTCGCGAGGGAGCCGACCACCGCGCGAGCCGTCGCCGCCAGTTCGTCGTCGGTCAGCTCGGGGTGGCGCAGCAGCACCTTGCTGATCGGCGTGGACCACAGCTGCGCCCGCCGCTCGACGCGCACCGCGGGCAGCGTCGGGTGGGGCATCAGGTAGTCCGGCTCGATGAGCGTCAGTCCGTCGACGCCGTCCTGGTCCACGGCCGCGTGCACCTGGCCCACCTCGGCCTCGATCTTGCCGAGCGCGGTCTCGGCCAGCTCCCGGTCCAGGGTGACCGACCACAGCATCCGGTGCGCGCCGGCGTCGTAGACCTGCGCACCCTGTCCGCACACTGCGAGTCCCGTGCAGCCGAGCCGGTCGAGCAGCGGGCGCACCCGGGGGGCCGGGCGCCCCGTCACCACCAGGTGGCGCGCACCCGCCCCGGCTACCCGTGCCAGCGCGGCCAGCGACCGGTCGGAGACGGTGTCGTCGCCTCGGAGCAGCGTGCCGTCCAGGTCGGTGGCGACGAGTGAATATGCGGTGCGGTCCATGATCAGAGAATACGGACACGGCACCCGTCGGACTCACCCGTGACCGCTTCCGAACGAGGGCGTAGCGAGTGCGCTCGAACCCGCACGGCGTTGCACGACGACGCCCGATGATGTCCGAAACCTGACACATCATCGGCTAAAGCCGGTTCGGGGCCTGTGCACCGGTTGGCGGCGGCATGGCACGCCACCTGCCCTCCGGGCGCTCGCGGCGGTGCCTTCCGCCCCCGAACCCGGACCGGCCGCCGCCGCCTTCGGCGGCACTGCCCAAGAGCGGCACGTCACCCGTAACGTGTGGCCCGACCGCGTGCGTCACGTGACGCACCCCGATCACGTGACACAACGGCATACACCGCACCCCGGCACACTTGACACACTCAGTACAACCGCCGTCACACAACGGCACACACGGCGCGCACGGCGCACATGGCGAGCACGAAAGCGAGGCAGCACCCGATGCCCCCCTTCGATGTCCCCGAGGGCGACCCCTTCGGCCCGCACAACCTTCCGTACGGCGTGTTCTCGATCCCCGGCTCGCTCGACCGGACGGACCGGACGGACCGGACGGACCGGACGGTGGGCGTCCGGCTGGGCGACCACGTCCTCGACGCGGGGGCGGCGGCCCACGCGCTCGGCTCGCCGTACGCGGCCCTCCTCGCGCAGCCCACCCTCAACCCGCTGCTGGCGGCCGGGCGCACGGCGTGGTCGGACGTGCGGCGCGCGCTGACGGCGTGGGTGACGGTGCCCTCCCACCGCGAGACCCTGGAGCCGTTCTTCCACCCGCTGTCGTCGGTGACCCTGCATCTGCCCTTCGAGGTCGCCGACTACGTCGACTTCTACGCCTCCGAGAACCACGCCCGCAACGTCGGCCAGATCTTCCGCCCCGACGCCGCCGACTCCCTCACCCCGAACTGGAAGCACCTCCCGATCGGCTACCACGGCCGCTCCGGCACGGTCGTCGTCTCGGGCACGGACGTCGTGCGCCCGTCGGGGCAGCGCAAGGCCCCGGCCGACGCCGCACCCGTCTTCGGTCCGTCCGTCCGGCTCGACATCGAGGCGGAGGTCGGCTTCGTCGTGGGTGTGCCGTCCGAACTGGGCAGTCCGGTCGCGCTCGGCGACTTCCGCGAGCACGTCTTCGGGCTCTGCCTGCTCAACGACTGGTCCGCGCGGGACGTCCAGGCCTGGGAGTACGTCCCCCTCGGTCCGTTCCTCGGCAAGTCCTTCACCACGTCGGTGTCGGCGTGGATCACCCCGCTGGACGCGCTGGAGGAGGCCCGGGTGGCACCGCCCGAGCGCACGCACGAGCTGCTGCCCTACCTGGACGACACGGACACCGACCAGGACGCCCCCGGCGGCTACGACCTGCGGATCTCCGTCGCCGTCAACGGCCACGTCGTCTCCGAGCCGCCGTTCTCCACCATGTACTGGACGGCCGCCCAGCAGTTGGCCCACATGACGGTCAACGGAGCCTCGCTGCGCACCGGCGACCTCTACGGCTCGGGCACGGTGAGCGGGCCCACCGAGCGGGAGCGGGGTTCGCTGCTCGAACTGACCTGGAACGGCCGCGACCCGCTGGAACTCCCCGACGGCAAGCGGACGTTCCTGGAGGACGGCGACGTGGTGACCCTGTCGGCCTGGGCCCCGGGCCCGGACGGTGTCCGGGTGGGGCTGGGAGAGGTGACCGGGCGCGTGGTCGGCCGGGGGGTCGAACAGGGCGTCTGACGGTTCGGGCGCGACGGCCACGGCTACGGCCACGGCCGACGGGATGCGGGGCCTGTATACCCGCCTGTACGCCCAGGGCCTGTACGTGTACGTCCAACGTCCGTACTCCCACGGTCCGTACACCCGAGGTCCATACGCCCGAGGTCCGTACGCCCCGGTTCCGGAACCGGTGCCCGCCGACACCTGACTCACACCGCCCGGCCCCGTCATACTGGCGTCGGGCGGTGTGCGCACACGGCCCGGCCCAGCACCACCCCTGTACGGCCAGATCCGCCCATCCTTCGACCAGGATCCGGAGCCAGTGGCATGACCGTCTGCCTGCTCCTGCTGTTCGTCGTCGCCGTGACCGCCGCGGTGCCGGTGCCCCGCGCGCTGACCCGTTCCGCGTGGCCGGAGCGGGATCCCGTGGTCGGGCTGTGGGTGTGGCAGTGCCTGGTCGCGACGGTGCTGCTGTGCTGTCTGACGGCACTCACCCTCGGCGCCACCGCCGTCTTCGGGACCGTCCGCGCCCAGCTCTTCGCCCCGGCGCCACCCGCGGTGACCGCGGCGTACAACCTCTCCGCCGGCCCGGTCTGGGCGGCCGCCCTCACCCTGCTGCTGGCGGCCGGGGCCGCCTGGACGACCGCGATGCTCGCCCGCGAGCTGGTCGAGGCCCGCCGCCGACGCGCCCGGTCCCGCGCCCACCTGCGCGAGCGCGCCCCCGACCTGCCCGCCGGGCTCCCGGCGGCACGTGGTCCGCTGCTGGTCCTGGAGGACGAGTACCCGGACGCGTGGTGGATGCCCGGCAGCCCGCCCCAGCTGATCGTCACCACCGGCGCCCTGCACCGCCTCACCGACCATCAGCTCGACGCCGTCCTCACCCACGAGCGAGGCCATGCCCGGGCCCGCCACGACTGGCTGCTGCACCTGTCGACCGCCCTGGCCACCGGTTTCCCGAGCGTGCCGCTCTTCGCCCACTTCTGCGACCAGACCCACCGGCTGGTCGAGCTCTCGGCCGACGACACCGCCTCCCGCCGCTGCGGCCACCTGACCACCGCGCTGGCCCTGATCGAGCTGAACCAGCACCGCGGTGTCCTCTCCTGCGCCTCCAGCCACCGCCTCCTCGGCGAACGCGTCGACCGCCTCCTGGAACCCCGCCCTCGCCTGCCCCGCCGCCACCGGGCCCTGACCACGGCAACGGCTGCCCTGGTCCCGCTCATCCCCCTCCTCATCACCTTCGCCCCGGGCCTGACCGCC includes:
- a CDS encoding M56 family metallopeptidase, whose protein sequence is MTVCLLLLFVVAVTAAVPVPRALTRSAWPERDPVVGLWVWQCLVATVLLCCLTALTLGATAVFGTVRAQLFAPAPPAVTAAYNLSAGPVWAAALTLLLAAGAAWTTAMLARELVEARRRRARSRAHLRERAPDLPAGLPAARGPLLVLEDEYPDAWWMPGSPPQLIVTTGALHRLTDHQLDAVLTHERGHARARHDWLLHLSTALATGFPSVPLFAHFCDQTHRLVELSADDTASRRCGHLTTALALIELNQHRGVLSCASSHRLLGERVDRLLEPRPRLPRRHRALTTATAALVPLIPLLITFAPGLTALA
- a CDS encoding transglycosylase SLT domain-containing protein, whose amino-acid sequence is MSANGQNRHARTSRLARKLAVAGTGAAVLALPLIGATTASAATPAAATTATTAATAYPDNLDGWIRESLDIMAQHGIPGTYEGIHRNIMRESSGNPLAINNWDINAINGTPSKGLLQVIDPTFQAYHVEGTSWDPYDPVANITAACNYAADRYGSMDNVFSAY
- the fahA gene encoding fumarylacetoacetase; this encodes MPPFDVPEGDPFGPHNLPYGVFSIPGSLDRTDRTDRTDRTVGVRLGDHVLDAGAAAHALGSPYAALLAQPTLNPLLAAGRTAWSDVRRALTAWVTVPSHRETLEPFFHPLSSVTLHLPFEVADYVDFYASENHARNVGQIFRPDAADSLTPNWKHLPIGYHGRSGTVVVSGTDVVRPSGQRKAPADAAPVFGPSVRLDIEAEVGFVVGVPSELGSPVALGDFREHVFGLCLLNDWSARDVQAWEYVPLGPFLGKSFTTSVSAWITPLDALEEARVAPPERTHELLPYLDDTDTDQDAPGGYDLRISVAVNGHVVSEPPFSTMYWTAAQQLAHMTVNGASLRTGDLYGSGTVSGPTERERGSLLELTWNGRDPLELPDGKRTFLEDGDVVTLSAWAPGPDGVRVGLGEVTGRVVGRGVEQGV
- a CDS encoding HAD family hydrolase, with protein sequence MDRTAYSLVATDLDGTLLRGDDTVSDRSLAALARVAGAGARHLVVTGRPAPRVRPLLDRLGCTGLAVCGQGAQVYDAGAHRMLWSVTLDRELAETALGKIEAEVGQVHAAVDQDGVDGLTLIEPDYLMPHPTLPAVRVERRAQLWSTPISKVLLRHPELTDDELAATARAVVGSLATVTMSGPGTVELQPCGITKATGLALAAEHLGLERRRTIAFGDMPNDIPMFQWAAHGVAMAGAHPELKAVADEVTTTNEDDGVAVVLERIFGTS
- a CDS encoding polyprenyl synthetase family protein, with translation MTVVGPFGLSVRDQALEADVQAGLVAVEEGLLEATKSEVPFITEAAQHLVRAGGKRFRPLLVMLSAQFGDPYAPGIVPSAVVVELTHLATLYHDDVMDEAAVRRGVPSANTRWDNSVAVLTGDFLFARASQILADLGPEAVRVQALAFERLVTGQILETAGPQDGRDPVDHYLDVLGGKTGSLVAVSCRFGAMMSGADETVVDVLTQYGERLGVAFQLADDVLDIASDSDESGKTPGTDLREGIPTLPVLRLRERAARLGLAEDLALCELLDSDLSDDARHAEALRLLRAHPALEQARRDTVRYAEEARAALAPLRECDAKAALVELCDAVVHRAG